In the Rhinolophus ferrumequinum isolate MPI-CBG mRhiFer1 chromosome 12, mRhiFer1_v1.p, whole genome shotgun sequence genome, AACTAATCACTTGGAAACATTAGACAAACCGAGACTGAgcaacattctacaaaataactagcCTGTAATCTTTTAAATTGTCAAATTATGAAAGTCAAAGTAGAGTAAGGAACTGTTCTATTAATAGgttgaaggagactaaagagcTATGACAGCTAAATGCAACATGTGAGTCTGGACAGGATctttttgctataaaaatattaagatagtTGGTGAACTTAAATGGAGTATGATGATTATATGGTAGTCACatatcaatattaatttcctgattttgatggcTGTATGTAGTTATTTAGGGAATGTCCCCTTCTAAGGAAATGCTATAGTCTTCAGGGGTGATGAGTCATCAGGTTGACAACTTACTCTGAAAGGTTCAGGTCAAAAACAAATTCTTTGCACTGTACTTGCAATGTTCCTGTAAGTTTGAGATTGGGAAAAGCATTACAAGTACTCAAAGGGCAGCTCAGTGTTAGGGTTATTCAAAATATCCTGGGTGTGTGTCTGGAGGAGATGAATCTTAAAGGAGATTGCAGAGCAGAGATGAGTCAATCCGAGTTCTTGCCCTGCAACAGTACTTGCCTTTGACAGGGCAAAAGGGGCCTCCTCCTGGGTCTATCCTTAGGGATTCTGCTTCGGCCCTTCTGCTTTGATAGCTGCCCATGTGGAGGGTTGAATCTTCAGGGACTATGGGACTTACCCATCAGATCCAACTTCCCGCCTTCTAGTCCACCGGAGAATCAATCCCTGTCCAAATGCTCTTGAGCCTGCTGAGCCTCTCCCAGGGTCCATCCTCCCTGGGTTGGTTGGACCACAGGTGTATGCACGCCTGGGCCTGAGGAATGATCAGGGCTAGAAGCTGTTTGCATGGTTGTGGACGAAACTTGGATTTAAGGACTGGATGTCCACGTGTGGATGGAGGCCCTAGAGACCAACTGCTCTCTTGCCAGCTGCCACATTTAGCTGGGGCTCAAGGAGTGCCTCTCAGAGAATTCTAAATTTGAAGTTGGCCTTTCAGGTCTGGTAGTATATATTTGTCACCATAGGGGAGATAGATCATACTCTACGTAGATCGTGCTGAGCAGGAAGAAAACCCACATGACTGTTAGGCAAAAGCAGCACGACTTTTAGGAACTTCGGACCCTTGTCCCACACAACCCTTCTTGCCCAGGCGGAGCGCTGAGCCAATCCGGTGGAGCGCCTCCGAGAGGCCGTCCAAGGATGAGGCGGGGCACAGTGTAGAGACCACGCCTCTGTGCGGAGAGGCGGGGCGACAGGCAGGCGGGGATTGGTGCGCCTCCGCGCTGGGGGCGGGAGCGCGGAAGGAGCGGTGTCTTGTGGGCCACGCCTGTTCCGGCCCGCTGTGCTACCTCGGAGTGTGTGGCGACCCGCCGGTGGCTCGTACTGTCTTAACTCCCGGGCTTGGCGGCCGTAGAGACGAGATGGCGGCGGAAGTGTTGTCGAGTGCGAAGTGGCTGTACTGTGGGGAGCCCGACGAGAGCCAGAGAGCTGTACTGGGTAAAGACTGCGGAGCTGGAACTGTTCCTCATAACTTCCGCTCCCGTTTCTGTACCTTTACagccctcccgcccccccccccccccgcgccgGACCCCTTTCCCAGCCGCGCCAAGAGCCCCTGccactccccaccaccctcctTTGTCCACCACTACTTGGAACTCGGCCAGGGCTCCTTTGTCATCCCACCACGTTTCTGCCGCTACCTCCCTCCCTGCTGAGGACGTCCTGTCACTTCCTCCCCAGGACTGTACCCAGGATCCTGTCATCCTCTCACTCCCGAGGTCTTAGTCCTGTTCCATTTCATTCTCTCCCCTGGGCAGGGATTCCATCGCTCTCTAGGTCTGGATGAGGCCTCCTCAGTTGGCCCCATCCCCCTAGTTATTCCTTACTGCCGCCGCCCCTCCCCAGGACCCCCTCACCTCCTCATCCTCTCTTCCCAAGTGGACCAGGACCTTCTTCAGTCCCACTTCAAGTCAGGACCTGGGCTTACTTGCCATGTTCATTTTTCCAATCACTCCCTCCCACTGACAGTCCAGTTCCTCCCACCATACCTTGTGGGTCCTTCTGATCTCATCCCGTCTGGGAATGTGATCTTACAGTCCAGTTCTCCAATGGGAAGCTGCGGGATCCAGGCAACATGCGCTTTACCTTGTACAAGAACAATGACTCCACAAACCCCAGGAAGAGGACCCAGCGGATCCTGGTAAGTGCTGCAGTGGCCAGTTGCCTCCACTCTGCAGGCCTCAGGACCCCTTGAGTGTGGGTCGATGTGGGAGGGagtgagaggagaaaagggggaaatcGCAAATGAGCCTTTGAAGAATTCTTCTGAGCTCCAGCAGGTAGGGGTGTGGGGACAGGCTCCATTCAGTTCCATACTTTGGGTGAAGCGATAgcctttcattcatttgttcattcaacagcatttattgagcatccacctGGCCACACTCTGCGGGAGCTCGTATTCTAGAGCAGGGTTTCTTAACCTTGCTGCTATTGACATTTTGACCCAGATAATTCTTTCTTGTGGGGGCAGCCCTGTGCATCacaggatgtttagcagcttcCCTAGCCTCCACTCACTAAATACCAGTAGTACCTCCTAGTTGTGACAACCTGAATGTCAGATATTACCAAATGTCCCCACGAGTGGGAATTCCCTGGGTTGAGAACTACTACTGCTCTAGAAAGGTCTTTGAGATTTTACCCAATCTCAAAGACAGAGAACATTGCAAGTTCAGTGCTTACAGAAACTTACAGAAACATTGCAAGTACAGTGCAGAGAACTCTAGAGAGTTGAGAGCTGGATGTGAGGGACACTCATACAAACAGACAAAGCTTAGGGCCGAGGGAGGGAGAGTACAAGGCACAGTGAGCTCCATCAACATCTCTGCTTGCTAGAGTGTCTCCCTGGGAGGGCACATGGAGCTGAGCTCGGAAGGATGGAGGAGGGTTTGACAGCTGAGGTTTTAGTATTCCAAGTGAAGAGAATAGTGAGGACAAACATTGTGAAGCAGTAAAGCTTGGCTGTGGTTGAGAAGTGAATCAGCCATTTCCATGGTCCTATGAGCATATAAGGAACAGTCATGAGAGAGGTGGGCAAAGAGGTTCAAGAAGGGTATGGACTGTGAACCCAGGAGGTTGCCTGCAGAATCAGTTTATTAATGCCTGTAAGTGTGGAGAGTCCAGGGTCTGTCTTCCAAGTTCTGCGGTGCAGCTTCCCCAAAAACTTTTCAGACCAGCTAGAAGCCTGCACAATCTGCAGCTTCCCTTTCAAAAGTCCTCTTGCCTTTCCCCCAGGGGCATCCCAGATTCACTTAGAGATAGTGAGGCTGGATGTCTCCTAGAGGCTCTGTAGTTCTGATCTTCTGTAGTTTGAATTCTAAAGCTTTTTGCAAATGTGGAAAAGGGAGATTAGATGCTTACTACCTTTCAACATTGGTTGCAATGGAGCTTTTCCCCCTGTGCATTTTAGGCAGCTGAAACAGACAGACTTTGCTACGTGGGAAACAATTTTGGGACTGGAGCCCTCAAATGCAACACTCTGTGCAGGTAGGGACAGGGGAAGGGACAGCTGGatggggaggggagtggtggtAGCAGCCCTGGTACTGACTGCTGTTCTGTGTCTACTTTAGGGGATGTTTACTTTAGGGGAAGTGGGGGAAATCTGGAGAGGTTTACCAAGTCCCTGTGTTCCCAGAAGCAGGGGCCGTCACAGCAGCCTGTAgacattcttgaaaagaaagTTGACTTACATTTGTTGAATTTCCTGAAGAAAACCTCATTCGTTtgtaacattctttaaaaaattttttaaattgggacatataacattgtattagtttcaggtgtacaacataatgatcagATAGATATGTGTGTAATGAAATGGTCACCAAAATAAATCaggttaacatccatcaccacacatagttacacatttttttttcttgtaatgagaacttttaagattttctctcttagcaactttcaaatatacaatacagtattgttaactatagtcaccatacaGCACATTACATTTCCAGGACTTAGCTTTAACTGTCTTGTTTCCAAAAGGCAACTGTCTTCACTAATATGGAGTGTATGATCAGTAGGCCAAAGCTTGCCAGAAGTTTGCTTTAGGAGTAACTACAAGGAAAGGATTTGGTAGTGTCAAAGGCTCCAGGGTTTCTATGCAGCTCTGCCTCTGATTGACTGTCTGACTTTGGGCAATTTTAACTTCACTGACCCCCGGTCTCCCCTGGGGTACGATGAAGATTGCCCAGCCAGAATGGTCTATAACTTTCAGGGGCTGGTATAACGCAGACAGTGTCCCTGTGATGGTATCCAACAGTGAACCACAAACAAGGCCCTTGCAGAGCCCCACTGGACCCCCCTGATAGAAGTCAGATTAAGGAGTGTGTGCTTAAAACTATTGGCTCTGCATCATCCCTTTATATAAAGATTTTCTAGTTCAGACTGATCTCCCCGTAGTTACCAGAGCTTTACTTGTCTTTGCCTCCATAAAATGTATGTGTGCAGTAAGTTCTAGTGTAATTCTAGATTCTGACATCCCAGAAGGGTTTCCCACTATAGCAGTGAGCCCAGATATGATCGCCTGCCAGAATCACCTGTcgctttcttttttcagaaacaCATCATGAACCCTCTCACCCCAGCCCCACGCAGAGAATTGCTGCTCTAGGGGATTATTCTTACTCCAGAGCAAGTGATGCGTTCCTTAGGTGTATTGGGACAGAAAGAAGGTTGAGAACTTTTAAGCAGGAAAAAGGAAGTTGTATAAACAATACCTTTGGAATAATCCATTatcattgatatttttctttctttattcagaCACTTTGTGGGCATTTTGAACAAGACCTCTGGCCAAATGGAAGTATATGATGCTGAATTGTTCAACATGCAGCCACTGTTTTCAGGTAGGTCCCAGTCAAGGCTTACAGAAATGCTGCATATTTTAGGTTTAGGATGAGTTTTGGATTTGGATAACTAAAAAcacttttgtgattatttttaaaagggtgtCTTTCTgccaggtttttttttcatttgaacaaGTCTTAAGAGTGTTTTtactcaacacatatttattgatgACCTACTATGCTCCAGGCACAAATTAGGGGCTGTGGATGTAGCAAAACAGTCACAGATCCTGCTTCACGGTGTTTACAGACTTGAGATCAGAAACTAATGTTAATTAAAGCAAGTTGAGCAATGATCAGAGCAGAATATTGGAGGGCATGTCTGATACTCTTTTTCCATTGAGGGCCTTTCTTAATTCCTAACTGTTCTAGTTGGGAAGTAGAGGTTTTAGAATCTCTGGCAGGTACTGGAAGTTACTTATATGGTGGTCAGTTGCTTTCATGTTGATGCAAAGTCTCTACACTTTCTAATTTGGGAAGAGATTCACTTATTTTTCCCTAATCCAGTCAGAGAAGTTGCATTGCTTCTCTGCTAGAGTGGGATCTTCCAAAATGATAGATAAGAGGGTCAGACTCCAGGGGCTCCTGTTCCCTAAATCTGAAGTACTGAGAACCATGGTGGGGGAGGGTGTTAAGTAAGTAAAGATGATGGTGAATCTGCCTTATAACTTCAGAGGCATTAGTTCTAACTCCATTCTCTCAAAACAGTGTTCTCCACCCTTTTGAAAATCTGATAAGGACTTGGGTAGTATACAAAGACATATATGagattttgcatataattttaaaaggctcTTGAGTCTTGAAACCTATGTGTGAAATTCCTAGGGGTCCATAATCTCTAGGTTAAGAATTCCCTACTTTGCAAACAAATGTAACTACATTTAAATTATCCTCCAAGTGCTCTTCTAGCTTTTAAGGAGGCCAAGAAAAGTGTTCATTAATTTGTTGATTAAACAAATTTTggtttcaacatttaaaaaaatttgtaaatattggtTTATTCTACCTAGCGTCTTGAGCTGGGGCACGTCGTTTCATCTGGAGgcttcatttttccttatttgtagcGGTTGGACCACATGGTCCCTTCATTTCACTCCTTAATTCTCCAAATTCTCTAAAGCTACATACTAAATGTCCATAGTATACACTCATGTTAAACTCTGGAAAGTCCTGGAGTaaagaaatctgtttttcttAGATTAACTGTTACACAAACAAATATTAAACACTTACTATCTGTAGGCCTTAcagtttgcttatttttctgttttttgttttgtgttttgatagATGAGTCCGTTGAGAATGAATTGACATTAGAGAGTGAGATCAAAACTTTCAGAGAGAAGGTAAGTGTGACGAACTAAGACGTGGGACCTTAAGTGAGAGTTCCTTCTAGGTCTGGGTTtctccatcagtaaaatgagCTGGTTGAACACCAGTCTCCCTGGCTGCTCTCAGCTCATTTATTCTGTGGTTGTCTGGACAGTTCACCAGCAGAGGCCTCCTCGGCCTCATAGAGAGCAGTTCTCCTGTCTGGACCAGCCTCACACAGCTCTGTGCTGATGTTTTGAACTGGTTCTCTGGGCTGACATAAGTGTAGCGTAAcacttgtttttaaagatttaatccATGTTTCAAAGAATACTGGTTGTAGCCTGGAAATGTTCACATTAAAACAAAGTAAACTTTAGGATTTTCAATGTAGGAGGTTCCTACAAAGCTCATCTCACCCCAGGATGGCAAATTCATTGAACCTTCGGTGCTGCCTGGAGTACTGTATTGAGAAGGGGTGTGAGGCTACTTGAGACTCACAGGGAAAGAGTGAGTGCTCTATTAGCAATGTCTGTCATGGGTGTAGGATTGGAAAATGGTAAGCTGTGTGCCAAAGATTTATCAACCCTAATCGAGTCAAGTCTTTACATTTACAGGTGGAGGTGCTTTTGATTTGTAAATGGCTCATTGCAGTTTACAAAGCAAGTTTTTCAGATTTGTTAATCTTATTTGATTCTTGCAACAAGCCTCTGAGGTAGATAGCTATGATTCAGCCCAATTTACAAGTGAAGTCATGAAGGCTCAGAAAAGCTGAGAGTTTCCccatagtcacacagctagggGAAGCTAGCCTGTCCCGAGTAACCAAATTTGTCTCTTGCCCAGATGGACTCTTGCATTGAAGCCTTTGGTACGACCAAACAGAAGCGGGCTCTGAACTCTAGGAGAATGAACACAGTTGGCAGTGAATCTTTGAATCGTGCAGTAGCTAAAGCTGCAGAGAATATTATTGATATAAAGGGTGTGACCGGTAAGTAGCTGGAACTTGGGGTAAGAATCTGCTCACAGAGACAACTTTCTCTTGAGATCTTTTACTCGCCTCACACATAGAAAATGGTGCGAGGTAGGGCTAGTTTCCTGCCTACCTCTCTCTGAGGGCCTTTGCAAGAACACATGTTGGAAGTAGTCAGAAACATCTGGCGTGGCCTGCCCTCAGTGAGCTTTCTATTCAAAGggaattttagtaatttttagaaaatccATACGCTATGATAATAtaactatttttctaatttatttcaatatttttacgattttattttcacatctaaATCTTCACTCAATGAAGAAGTTTTTTTGGCATATGCTACAGAcctcattttatgttttccaaatgaTTAGCCAGTTGTCCCCAACTCCATCCTTTCCTTTTgtaaaaggagatttaaaaagtCACGTTTATCATTGTACCACATTCTTAATTATGTTCTGGTCCATTGTTCTGACCAGCCATTCCAATAGCAGCACCGGGATCTTTTGATTATCATCATCCAGTTTATTATGTGACAGGTCAAATCTGCTCTTCTCCTTTGTTCTTACTTTTCACACATGTGTTGGTTACTGTAGCATGCTTTTTCTTCTAGGTGATCTTAAAAATTACTTCGCAAATTCCCTCAAAATCCAATGGGATTAATATGGGGAGAAGcaacatctttacaatattatattttcccATCCAGGAACATGGGAATATGTTTCTCTATTTATTCAAAGACATACTTGAATGTCTAagtaaatttttgaaatgtttttgttcagttttcagaggatatataaaaagaaaaataattcacccATTTCCCCATAAAGTTGCCAGACCAACCGTTatgattttcctattttcctctcTGTCCTTGTCTATATGCATACTTAATTCTTAAATGGTTATTCCTGTGTGGTAGttacagttttataatttgatttttttttccacttatagTATGTGGAGAAATTTTCTGGAAGTTAAGCCATTTTAAAGGCTATTTGGAAGTCCCTCACTTTTAGTTTCCATCGTATTGTATTGAAAATATGTATTAGCACCCCTGTCTCTCCCCACTATACTGCACGTTACTTGAGGGAAGACCACACTGGATCTCCCTTCTCTGGTGCCTGGTTGCGTCATGAGTGGACATTGTAGTGCTGGGCCTGTCAGCCTGATGGGGAGGTCCGGCCACATTGGCGGGAACATTCAGATGAGGGGTTGCTGGACTGATTATGGCCTTGAGTACACAGATTTCAAAGAGTGTTGGGGAACCTGAAGCCAAACAGGGTGATGCCGACACTAACTGCTTTTACTGAAAAGCTCTGGTCAATGATGCCAAACGTGATGACATGCAGGACGACTCCCTCTACCTTCCTCCCTGCCACGCCGATGCAGCCAAGCCTGAAGACGTGTATAAATTTGAAGACCGTATCCTTCTTGCAGTGGAATCACTGCCTTATTTCACATGTTGTGATGTACACACATGAGCGGTAGAGCCAGGCCCTCGGAGGGTATCAGTGGTCCTGGGACGCTCACAGAAGCTACATCCAGACCTTCGCCGTTGTCCAGTGTTGTTGCTGGGAAGTCAGCTAGGCTTCCTCACTAGCTGAGGGACCCCCTCCAGCACTAGCTTCTCTGCTCCTGGGATTCAAATCCATTCCTCAGCAAAATGCCAAATGCCCACAACGCGGCCCTGTAGGGATTACTCTCCACGAAGAGTCTAAATATGGCTTTAGTCAGCCAATGCCCAAAGTCTAGGGCAGACTGATTTTGCAAAAGGAAGGGTTGGAGCATGGAATTTCCCTACTCACGGGTCTAATCAGATGGAAAATGCCTACAGTGGCTTTGTGataagaaagagaaggcagaaaagccCAGGCAGGGAACGAAGTGTGGGCCGGGAGTCTGCAGAACTGAGTCCCTGAGCTCTGCCCCAAAGTGCTGTATGATCCcccgtctctgagcctcagctt is a window encoding:
- the POLR1E gene encoding DNA-directed RNA polymerase I subunit RPA49; amino-acid sequence: MAAEVLSSAKWLYCGEPDESQRAVLVQFSNGKLRDPGNMRFTLYKNNDSTNPRKRTQRILAAETDRLCYVGNNFGTGALKCNTLCRHFVGILNKTSGQMEVYDAELFNMQPLFSDESVENELTLESEIKTFREKMDSCIEAFGTTKQKRALNSRRMNTVGSESLNRAVAKAAENIIDIKGVTALVNDAKRDDMQDDSLYLPPCHADAAKPEDVYKFEDLLSPAEYDALQSPSEAFRNVTSEEILKMIEENSHCSFVIEALKSLPSNEESRDRQARCIWFLDTLIKFRAQKVIKRKSALGPEVPHIISTKLLKHFTCLTYNNGSLRNLISDSMKAKITAYVIILALHINDFQIDLTMLQRDLKLSEKRMIEIAKAMRLKISKRRVSLAAGREEDHRLGALCIPLPPAQTADRQSKRRRIT